A single window of Jiangella alkaliphila DNA harbors:
- a CDS encoding TetR/AcrR family transcriptional regulator: MTRIARVERRSGRPRSEDADRAIIEATLELLAESGIAGTTIEGVAARAGVGKTTIYRRWKGLEDLICDAVAELKGPPPTLPGTSIRDDLLTLAEAAARGRESARNRKVYACFIGEMARYPALDAQYRESVIRPRRAVTMAALQRGIDRGELRDDLDLDVLAEIVTAPTLHWMLHNPDRSPSREQLEQFLDGVLNGVARR, translated from the coding sequence ATGACGCGGATCGCTCGGGTGGAGCGGCGCAGCGGCCGGCCGCGCAGCGAGGACGCCGACCGGGCGATCATCGAGGCGACGCTCGAACTGCTCGCGGAGTCCGGCATCGCCGGCACCACCATCGAGGGCGTCGCCGCCCGGGCCGGCGTCGGCAAGACCACCATCTACCGACGGTGGAAGGGCCTCGAGGACCTCATCTGCGACGCCGTCGCGGAGCTCAAGGGCCCGCCGCCGACGCTGCCCGGCACCTCCATCCGCGACGATCTGCTCACCCTGGCCGAGGCCGCGGCGCGTGGCCGCGAGTCGGCGCGCAACCGCAAGGTGTACGCCTGCTTCATCGGCGAGATGGCCCGCTACCCGGCGCTCGACGCCCAGTACCGCGAGTCGGTCATCCGCCCCCGCCGCGCCGTGACCATGGCCGCCCTCCAACGCGGCATCGACCGCGGCGAACTCCGCGACGATCTCGACCTCGACGTCCTGGCCGAGATCGTCACCGCGCCGACGCTGCACTGGATGCTGCACAACCCGGATCGCAGCCCTTCCCGGGAGCAGCTCGAGCAGTTCCTCGACGGCGTGTTGAACGGAGTCGCGCGGAGATAG
- a CDS encoding transposase, whose amino-acid sequence MAKGYRPVDRDQAFLLPPSMTDWLPGDHLVWFVIAAVKRMDTTAFHARARLGSVGRRGFDPDMLLTLFIYAMAHGVSSSRQIERLCGTDVAFRIICASDVPDHTVLARFRRDHGQALEDLLTASLLLATELGMVRLGTVAFDGTKIAANASMGANRSEAHLRKLARQYLGRAAATDDAEDELFGEDQRGDELPEDLTDRSRRGERISQALAEIERRRAAEQAGTEAERAAAAEYVAKAGDPAGRAPTGQAPKAADPVAVARARWQREHDRAQARFDAYQVKAAAAAARGHRLPGTPTAAPDDHPTVMRLRQAYQDALARQAEPATPGPDTTTSAHRANLTDPDSRLLKTRNGWMQGYNCQTATSADGFIISARATQDANDVHQFVPTMNDVTATAGMLAEHTGRDDLAVGTMIGDAGYDSHANLTAPGPDRLIANATRRDLNQAAATDPATGPPPPDATTREQMDHRLRTDDGHALYARRAPMVEAPNGWLKDRRGLRRGFARRGIDAVQAELSLAAAVTNLLKIATNGITTTQLATA is encoded by the coding sequence ATGGCGAAGGGATACCGGCCGGTCGATCGTGACCAGGCGTTTCTGTTGCCGCCGTCGATGACGGACTGGCTGCCCGGTGATCATCTGGTGTGGTTCGTGATCGCGGCGGTGAAGCGGATGGACACGACCGCGTTCCACGCCCGGGCCAGGCTCGGCTCGGTGGGCCGGCGGGGCTTCGACCCGGACATGCTGCTCACCTTGTTCATCTACGCGATGGCGCACGGGGTGTCCTCGTCGCGGCAGATCGAACGGTTGTGCGGCACCGATGTGGCGTTCCGGATCATCTGCGCCTCCGATGTGCCCGACCACACGGTGCTGGCCCGGTTCCGCCGCGACCACGGGCAGGCGCTGGAAGACCTGCTGACCGCGTCGCTGCTGCTGGCCACGGAACTGGGCATGGTCCGGCTCGGGACGGTGGCCTTCGACGGCACCAAGATCGCCGCGAACGCGTCGATGGGAGCGAACCGGTCCGAGGCGCACCTGCGCAAACTCGCCCGGCAGTATCTGGGTCGGGCCGCGGCCACCGATGACGCCGAAGATGAGCTGTTCGGCGAGGACCAGCGCGGGGACGAGCTGCCCGAGGACCTGACCGACCGGTCCCGCCGCGGTGAGCGGATCAGCCAGGCGCTGGCCGAGATCGAACGACGCCGGGCCGCCGAGCAGGCCGGGACCGAGGCCGAGCGGGCCGCGGCGGCGGAATACGTCGCGAAGGCCGGTGACCCGGCCGGCCGGGCTCCGACGGGGCAGGCACCGAAGGCCGCGGACCCGGTGGCGGTGGCTCGGGCCCGCTGGCAGCGTGAACACGACCGCGCCCAGGCCCGCTTCGACGCCTACCAGGTCAAGGCCGCCGCTGCGGCCGCACGAGGACACCGGCTGCCCGGCACCCCGACCGCGGCACCGGACGACCACCCCACGGTGATGCGGCTGCGCCAAGCCTACCAGGACGCCCTGGCCCGCCAGGCCGAACCGGCCACACCCGGCCCGGACACCACCACCAGCGCTCACCGGGCGAACCTGACCGACCCGGACTCCCGGCTGCTCAAGACCCGCAACGGCTGGATGCAGGGCTACAACTGCCAGACCGCGACCAGCGCCGACGGGTTCATCATCTCCGCCCGCGCGACCCAGGACGCCAACGACGTGCACCAGTTCGTCCCGACCATGAACGACGTCACCGCCACCGCCGGCATGCTGGCCGAGCACACCGGCCGTGACGACCTCGCCGTGGGCACCATGATCGGCGACGCCGGCTACGACAGCCACGCCAACCTGACCGCGCCCGGCCCGGACCGGCTCATCGCCAACGCCACCCGACGCGACCTGAACCAGGCCGCCGCCACCGACCCGGCCACCGGCCCACCACCACCCGACGCCACCACCCGCGAACAGATGGACCACCGGCTGCGCACCGACGACGGGCACGCCCTCTACGCCCGCCGCGCCCCGATGGTCGAAGCCCCCAACGGCTGGCTCAAAGACCGCCGCGGACTACGACGTGGCTTCGCCCGCCGCGGCATCGACGCCGTCCAAGCCGAACTCTCCCTCGCCGCCGCCGTCACCAACCTGCTCAAGATCGCCACCAACGGCATCACCACCACCCAGCTTGCCACCGCCTGA
- a CDS encoding DNA gyrase/topoisomerase IV subunit A, producing the protein MARRTTTPPPEDFEEVILDVDVSEEMRGSFLEYAYSVIYSRAIPDARDGLKPVQRRILFQMNEMGLRPDRPHVKCGRVVGDVMGKLHPHGDGAIYDTLVRMAQPWAMRVPLVDGHGNFGSLDAGPAAYRYTECRMSEPAMLLVRSLDENVVNMVPNYDGQFEQPEVLPAAFPNLLVNGATGIAVGMATNMAPHNLGEVVDATRHLLAHPDASLDDLMRFVPGPDLPSGGRIIGLDGVREAYETGRGAFKTRATARVENITARRKGIVITELPYMVGPERVRERIVELVRNKKLQGVADVVDYTDRNTALRLVIELKSGFVPEAVLEELYRLTPLEDSFSINNVALVDGQPRTLGLKELLEVFIAHRLEVVRRRSEFRRTKAADRLHLVDGLMVALLDIDEVIAVIRSSDDASAARERLMAVFDLSDIQARYILDTPLRRLTRYDRLELEKEGEELRRTIAELTALLENEGLLRQAVSDELAEIAAAHATPRRTVLLEESGAVTPRAGAAALEIADDPCQVLLSSSGLLARTAGEEPLVHGDKRSKHDVIVSVAASTARGQVGVVTSTGRVVRLSVLDLPALPPTAALTLAGGAAIKEFVELDPGERALALTTFSESSPGLALGTERGVVKRVVPEHPGKDTYDVIRLDDGDRVVGAVELRTGDEDLVFVTTDAQLLRFPASSVRPQGRAGGGIAGIKLSSGAKATFFGSVDPGHSGAVVTISGSSTALPGTQPGAVKVTPYSEYPAKGRATGGVRCHRFLKGEDTLLLAWAGAAPARAAAASGVPIELPDATGRRDGSGIVVAQPIAAVGGPLAAGDDSEPAQVETATDGEQLALE; encoded by the coding sequence ATGGCACGCCGGACCACGACACCCCCGCCTGAGGACTTCGAGGAAGTCATCCTCGACGTCGACGTCTCGGAGGAGATGCGGGGCAGCTTCCTCGAATACGCATATTCGGTCATCTACTCCCGCGCCATCCCGGACGCCCGCGACGGGCTGAAGCCGGTACAGCGCCGGATCCTGTTCCAGATGAACGAGATGGGTCTGCGCCCCGACCGCCCGCACGTGAAGTGCGGCCGCGTCGTCGGCGACGTGATGGGCAAGCTGCACCCGCACGGCGACGGCGCCATCTACGACACGCTGGTGCGCATGGCGCAGCCGTGGGCCATGCGCGTGCCGCTGGTCGACGGGCACGGCAACTTCGGCTCGCTCGATGCCGGCCCGGCCGCCTACCGGTACACCGAGTGCCGCATGAGCGAGCCGGCCATGCTGCTGGTGCGCTCGCTCGACGAGAACGTCGTCAACATGGTGCCGAACTACGACGGCCAGTTCGAGCAGCCCGAGGTGCTCCCGGCGGCGTTCCCGAACCTGCTGGTCAACGGCGCCACCGGCATCGCTGTCGGCATGGCGACGAACATGGCGCCGCACAACCTCGGCGAGGTCGTCGACGCCACCCGGCACCTGCTGGCCCACCCGGACGCGTCGCTGGACGACCTCATGCGGTTCGTCCCCGGGCCGGACCTCCCCAGCGGCGGCCGGATCATCGGGCTCGACGGCGTCCGCGAGGCGTACGAGACCGGCCGCGGCGCGTTCAAGACCCGCGCGACCGCCCGCGTCGAGAACATCACGGCGCGCCGCAAGGGCATCGTCATCACCGAGCTGCCGTACATGGTCGGCCCGGAGCGGGTCCGCGAGCGCATCGTCGAGCTCGTCCGCAACAAGAAGCTGCAGGGCGTGGCCGACGTCGTCGACTACACCGACCGCAACACCGCGCTGCGCCTCGTCATCGAGCTGAAGAGCGGGTTCGTGCCCGAGGCGGTGCTGGAGGAGCTGTACCGCCTCACCCCGCTCGAGGACTCTTTCTCCATCAACAACGTCGCGCTGGTCGACGGGCAGCCCCGGACGCTGGGGCTCAAGGAGCTGCTCGAGGTCTTCATCGCGCACCGCCTCGAGGTCGTGCGGCGGCGCAGCGAGTTCCGTCGCACCAAGGCGGCCGACCGGCTGCACCTCGTCGACGGCCTGATGGTCGCGCTGCTCGACATCGACGAGGTCATCGCCGTCATCCGGTCGTCCGACGACGCTTCGGCCGCCCGCGAGCGGTTGATGGCGGTCTTCGACCTGTCCGACATCCAGGCCCGGTACATCCTCGACACCCCGCTGCGCCGGCTCACCCGGTACGACCGGCTGGAGCTGGAGAAGGAGGGCGAGGAGCTGCGTCGCACGATCGCCGAGCTGACGGCGCTGCTGGAGAACGAGGGGCTGCTGCGGCAGGCGGTCTCCGACGAGCTGGCCGAGATCGCCGCCGCACACGCAACGCCGCGGCGCACCGTCCTGCTGGAGGAGTCCGGCGCGGTCACGCCGCGGGCCGGCGCCGCCGCGCTGGAGATCGCCGACGACCCGTGCCAGGTGCTGCTGTCGTCGTCCGGCCTGCTCGCCCGCACGGCCGGCGAGGAGCCGCTCGTCCACGGCGACAAGCGGTCCAAGCACGACGTCATCGTGTCGGTGGCCGCTTCGACGGCGCGCGGCCAGGTCGGCGTCGTCACGTCGACTGGCCGGGTGGTGCGGCTGTCCGTGCTCGACCTGCCGGCGCTCCCGCCGACGGCGGCCTTGACGCTGGCCGGCGGCGCGGCGATCAAGGAGTTCGTCGAGCTCGACCCCGGTGAGCGGGCGCTCGCGCTGACGACGTTCTCCGAGTCCTCGCCCGGCCTGGCCCTGGGGACGGAGCGCGGCGTGGTCAAGCGCGTCGTCCCTGAACACCCGGGCAAGGACACCTACGACGTCATCCGCCTCGATGACGGCGACCGCGTCGTCGGCGCCGTCGAGCTGCGCACCGGCGACGAGGACCTCGTGTTCGTCACCACCGACGCCCAGCTGCTGCGCTTCCCCGCGTCGTCGGTCCGGCCGCAGGGCCGGGCGGGCGGTGGGATCGCCGGCATCAAGCTGTCGTCCGGCGCGAAGGCCACCTTCTTCGGCTCGGTCGACCCCGGCCACTCGGGCGCCGTCGTCACCATCTCCGGGTCGTCGACGGCGTTGCCGGGGACACAGCCGGGTGCGGTCAAGGTCACGCCGTACTCGGAGTACCCGGCCAAGGGGCGGGCCACCGGCGGGGTTCGGTGTCACCGATTCCTCAAGGGCGAGGACACCTTGCTGCTGGCCTGGGCCGGCGCTGCGCCCGCCCGAGCGGCGGCCGCGAGCGGCGTGCCGATCGAGCTGCCCGACGCCACGGGCCGTCGGGACGGGTCGGGCATCGTGGTGGCGCAGCCGATCGCCGCGGTCGGTGGACCGCTCGCCGCCGGCGATGATTCCGAGCCGGCTCAGGTCGAAACGGCCACCGATGGGGAACAGTTGGCGTTGGAGTAG
- a CDS encoding DinB family protein: MTRYVDEDLHGAEFRECDLTGARLIGVVMQDAVIDGLVTNLVVNGVEVTEYVEAELDRRHPVRVLIRSEDPADLREASRQLHAAWAATIERIRRTPGIERRSVNDEWSAVQTMRHLVFVHDSWFRRCCLGSTELFTPMGIGTTVEPYRAAHGLDPSLDPALDEIVSVRDAQAAELEAWLDDVTAAQLAARAPVPDDDVWPPYARGRSVLQCLRTVLNETFEHHRFCVRDLDLIEAQDAE, translated from the coding sequence ATGACACGTTATGTCGACGAGGATCTGCACGGTGCGGAGTTCCGCGAGTGCGATCTGACCGGGGCGCGCCTCATCGGCGTCGTCATGCAGGACGCCGTGATCGACGGGCTCGTCACGAACCTCGTGGTGAACGGTGTCGAGGTCACCGAGTACGTCGAGGCAGAGCTCGACCGGCGTCATCCGGTGCGGGTGCTGATCCGCTCCGAGGACCCTGCCGATCTGCGCGAGGCATCGCGTCAACTCCATGCCGCCTGGGCCGCCACGATCGAGCGAATCCGCCGGACGCCCGGCATCGAGCGCCGCAGCGTGAACGACGAGTGGTCGGCGGTGCAGACGATGCGCCACCTGGTCTTCGTCCACGACTCGTGGTTCCGCCGCTGCTGCCTAGGCTCGACGGAGCTGTTCACGCCGATGGGCATCGGGACGACCGTCGAGCCCTACCGTGCAGCGCACGGGCTCGACCCATCGCTCGATCCGGCCCTCGACGAGATCGTGAGCGTGCGTGACGCCCAGGCCGCCGAGCTCGAGGCCTGGCTCGACGACGTCACCGCTGCGCAGCTCGCGGCGCGAGCGCCGGTGCCCGACGACGACGTCTGGCCACCGTACGCCCGGGGCCGCTCGGTACTGCAGTGCCTCCGGACGGTGCTCAACGAGACCTTCGAGCACCACCGCTTCTGCGTCCGCGACCTCGACCTGATCGAGGCACAGGACGCTGAGTAG
- a CDS encoding sensor histidine kinase: MAVFGRMSLRARLTLAATAMAAVGLGIGGLLLLIALDRALLGALDETAQRQGQDIATLVESDRLPDPLPGFGAVVAQVLDCENRVVASTPGGDRLTPVVAGDDLAAVRAGEAIDLDGTRLGQPEPLRVVGVPAETAGESRLVIVAVSLEEQQRSVRFAMIGVVAGGLAVVTALGVLSWLVIVRALRPVDRLRGGAEEITGAGGGHRLPVPAGDDELSRLAMTLNDMLGRLDAASARQRAFVADAAHELRSPIAALRTELEVALAHPDAVDPHDTAREALVEVERMARLVDDLLVLAHLDNPRPVRRDELIDLGELAIEVAEGAGGGDRVAVRVDAGDDVYTRGHRDSLSRVLRNLVDNAVRHASSQVVVAASTGGGSVRVAVADDGAGVRAADRERIFERFTRLDDARDRDAGGSGLGLAIAREIVVAHGGAVVVEDAEPGARFVVTLPAAKATIGAPEAVF; encoded by the coding sequence GTGGCCGTGTTCGGCCGGATGAGCCTGCGGGCCCGGCTCACGCTGGCGGCCACCGCGATGGCGGCGGTCGGCCTGGGCATCGGCGGCCTGCTGCTGCTGATCGCGCTGGACCGGGCGCTGCTCGGCGCGCTGGACGAGACCGCGCAGCGGCAGGGCCAGGACATCGCGACCCTGGTCGAGTCCGACCGGCTGCCCGACCCGCTACCCGGCTTCGGCGCCGTCGTCGCGCAGGTGCTCGACTGCGAGAACCGGGTGGTCGCCTCGACCCCCGGCGGCGACCGCCTCACCCCCGTGGTCGCGGGCGACGACCTCGCCGCGGTCCGCGCCGGCGAGGCGATCGACCTCGACGGCACCCGGCTCGGCCAGCCCGAGCCGCTGCGCGTCGTCGGCGTGCCGGCCGAGACCGCCGGCGAGTCGCGGCTGGTCATCGTCGCCGTCTCGCTGGAGGAGCAGCAGCGCAGCGTCCGGTTCGCGATGATCGGCGTGGTCGCCGGCGGCCTCGCCGTCGTCACTGCGCTGGGGGTGCTGAGCTGGCTGGTCATCGTCCGCGCGCTGCGCCCGGTCGACCGGCTGCGCGGCGGCGCCGAGGAGATCACCGGCGCCGGCGGCGGACACCGGCTGCCGGTCCCGGCCGGCGACGACGAGCTCAGCCGGCTCGCCATGACCCTCAACGACATGCTCGGGCGGCTGGACGCGGCGTCGGCCCGGCAGCGCGCGTTCGTCGCCGACGCCGCCCACGAGCTGCGCAGCCCGATCGCCGCGCTGCGGACCGAGCTGGAGGTCGCGCTCGCCCACCCTGACGCCGTCGACCCGCACGACACCGCCCGCGAGGCGCTGGTCGAGGTCGAGCGGATGGCCCGGCTGGTCGACGACCTGCTGGTGCTCGCGCACCTCGACAACCCGCGGCCGGTGCGGCGCGACGAGCTGATCGACCTCGGCGAGCTGGCCATTGAGGTGGCCGAGGGCGCCGGCGGGGGCGACCGGGTGGCGGTGCGGGTCGACGCCGGCGACGACGTGTACACGCGCGGGCACCGCGACTCGCTCTCCCGGGTGCTGCGCAACCTGGTCGACAACGCCGTCCGGCACGCGTCGTCGCAGGTCGTGGTGGCTGCGTCCACCGGCGGCGGTTCGGTGCGGGTGGCCGTGGCCGACGACGGCGCCGGCGTGCGCGCCGCCGACCGCGAGCGGATCTTCGAACGCTTCACCCGCCTCGACGACGCCCGCGACCGCGACGCCGGCGGGTCCGGGCTGGGCCTGGCGATCGCCCGCGAGATCGTCGTCGCCCACGGCGGTGCGGTGGTCGTCGAGGACGCCGAGCCGGGCGCCCGGTTCGTCGTCACGCTGCCGGCCGCCAAGGCCACCATCGGCGCGCCGGAAGCCGTGTTCTAA
- a CDS encoding response regulator transcription factor: MRVLVVEDERGLARALHRGLTAEGFSVELAHDGLDGLHLAREHTYDVIVLDIMLPSLSGYRICQALRAEGNWVPILMLSAKDGEYDQADGLDVGADDYLTKPFSYVVLVARLRALLRRGAPARPAVLSAGDLRLDPGAKTVRRGDADLTLTPREFGVLEFLMRRADEVVSKRDILEHVWDAHYDGDPNVVEVYVGYLRRKIDTPFGRAALQTVRGAGYRLSGDGG, translated from the coding sequence ATGCGGGTGCTGGTGGTCGAGGACGAACGCGGGCTGGCCCGCGCGCTGCACCGCGGGCTGACGGCGGAGGGGTTCTCCGTCGAGCTCGCCCATGACGGCCTCGACGGCCTGCACCTGGCCCGCGAGCACACCTACGACGTCATCGTGCTCGACATCATGCTGCCGTCGCTGTCGGGCTACCGCATCTGCCAGGCGCTGCGGGCCGAGGGCAACTGGGTGCCGATCCTCATGCTGTCGGCGAAGGACGGCGAGTACGACCAGGCCGACGGCCTCGACGTCGGCGCCGACGACTACCTCACCAAGCCGTTCTCATACGTCGTGCTGGTCGCGCGGCTGCGGGCGCTGCTGCGCCGTGGCGCGCCGGCCCGGCCGGCCGTCCTCAGCGCCGGCGATCTCCGGCTCGACCCGGGCGCGAAGACGGTGCGCCGCGGCGACGCCGACCTGACGCTGACGCCGCGCGAGTTCGGCGTGCTCGAGTTCCTCATGCGCCGCGCCGACGAGGTCGTCTCCAAGCGCGACATCCTCGAGCACGTCTGGGACGCCCACTACGACGGCGACCCCAACGTCGTCGAGGTCTACGTCGGCTATCTGCGGCGCAAGATCGACACCCCGTTCGGGCGGGCGGCGCTGCAGACCGTGCGCGGCGCCGGCTACCGGCTGAGCGGCGACGGCGGCTGA
- a CDS encoding LolA family protein, translating to MPNSLLSTPARRWATGATVATVVVGAAVAGPLIAGADSDLPDRTAAELLVELATIDIQPFAGTVVQTADVGLPELANSDTSSLPTAALSLLNGSSTARIWYTDGDTYRLALQDDQAESDLIREGQDLWFWSSEGASASHTVLTEDADSGDGAGPFGGGGNPFGGEGLPEDLPADVPTAAASLALAMIEPSTQVDVDGTATVAGRNAYELVLRPKDEQSLIGSIRVAIDGETSMPLRVQVVARDATEPSFEVGFTSIAFDEPDESTYEFAPPAGTTVEEIQPGDLDDAKPHGDPLTEEDLAGAPSDVSVVGSGWSSVVVLRDVDLDQLTAGLEGDAAAMADAFIAELEDVSGAYGTGRAMTSDLFTVLLLDDGRLLAGAVPLEVLEEAAQDPAAS from the coding sequence ATGCCGAACTCCCTTCTCAGTACCCCGGCCAGGCGGTGGGCGACCGGGGCCACGGTCGCCACCGTGGTCGTCGGCGCGGCCGTGGCCGGTCCGCTGATCGCCGGCGCCGACTCCGATCTGCCCGACCGCACGGCCGCCGAGCTGCTCGTCGAGCTTGCGACCATCGACATCCAGCCGTTCGCCGGCACCGTCGTGCAGACCGCCGACGTCGGCCTGCCCGAGCTCGCGAACAGCGACACCTCGTCGCTGCCGACCGCCGCGCTGTCGCTGCTCAACGGGTCCTCGACGGCCCGCATCTGGTACACCGACGGCGACACGTACCGGCTCGCGCTGCAGGACGACCAGGCCGAGTCCGACCTCATCCGCGAGGGCCAGGACCTCTGGTTCTGGAGCAGTGAGGGCGCGAGCGCCTCGCACACCGTCCTGACCGAAGACGCCGACAGCGGGGACGGCGCCGGCCCGTTCGGGGGCGGCGGCAACCCGTTCGGCGGCGAGGGCCTGCCCGAGGACCTGCCGGCCGACGTCCCGACGGCGGCCGCGTCGCTCGCTCTGGCGATGATCGAGCCGTCCACCCAGGTCGACGTCGACGGCACGGCCACCGTGGCCGGCCGCAATGCGTACGAGCTGGTGCTGCGGCCCAAGGACGAGCAGTCGCTGATCGGCTCGATCCGGGTGGCCATCGACGGCGAGACGTCGATGCCGCTGCGGGTGCAGGTCGTCGCCCGTGACGCCACCGAGCCGTCGTTCGAGGTCGGCTTCACCTCGATCGCCTTCGACGAGCCCGACGAGTCGACGTACGAGTTCGCCCCGCCGGCCGGCACCACGGTCGAGGAGATCCAGCCCGGCGACCTCGACGACGCCAAGCCGCACGGCGACCCGCTGACCGAAGAGGACCTCGCCGGCGCGCCGTCCGACGTGTCCGTGGTCGGCTCCGGCTGGAGCAGCGTCGTCGTCCTCCGCGACGTCGACCTCGACCAGCTCACCGCCGGCCTCGAGGGCGACGCCGCCGCCATGGCCGACGCCTTCATCGCCGAACTCGAGGACGTCAGCGGCGCGTACGGCACCGGCCGCGCCATGACCAGCGACCTGTTCACCGTCCTCCTCCTCGACGACGGCCGCCTGCTGGCCGGCGCCGTGCCGCTGGAGGTCCTCGAGGAGGCCGCGCAGGACCCGGCCGCCTCGTAG
- a CDS encoding HsdM family class I SAM-dependent methyltransferase, whose translation MIRDGDNEGLRKERGAFFTPSAIADFLADWAVLDQADAKVMDPTCGEAVFLLAAGRRLKALGRDVSDLDEQLFGFDLHDTSLEWADKLLDDEGLDAHLQQGDFFAVPTPDQLGSPVPEMDAIIGNPPFVRYQRHIGEARDRSKQAALRQGVRLSNLASSWAALLIHACGFLKPTGRLAMVLPAELLTVGYAEPVREWLKNRFEQVHLVMFDKLQFQGATEKVVLVLAAGDGGCDAFSLYYLNDGEDLAHVRPMSNHAAPVSDSGKWTDLLLPNRQRHLFRQVSSNLFTPLKTYGAPELGTVTGSNAFFALTETTRREFGLSEAAGQVIKICPPGTKHLTGLRFSTSAWAKLRDSGERVWLFRPDANDVSPSVTAYIHRGFKLGVNQAYKCTIRHPWWRPPAVPAPDLFFTYMSHRYPRLITNSAGTTFLNSMHGLRLKDDVPDAARNALPLLAFNSVTMLGAEIFGRSYGGGILKMEPREAASLPVPPAGALSAAWDLLGGKVRSIERSLQNGHWANVVTKIDQALLVETLGLSPGDVSSLQQAAQTLRTRRMGARA comes from the coding sequence ATGATCAGGGATGGCGACAACGAAGGACTACGCAAGGAGCGCGGGGCATTCTTCACCCCGTCCGCCATCGCGGACTTCCTCGCCGATTGGGCCGTGCTCGATCAGGCGGACGCCAAGGTCATGGATCCGACCTGTGGTGAGGCCGTCTTCCTGCTCGCTGCCGGTCGCAGGCTCAAGGCGCTGGGCCGCGACGTCAGCGACCTCGACGAGCAGTTGTTCGGCTTCGACCTTCATGACACATCTCTGGAATGGGCCGACAAGCTTCTCGACGACGAGGGTCTCGACGCACATCTGCAGCAGGGTGACTTCTTCGCCGTGCCGACACCCGACCAACTCGGTTCGCCCGTCCCGGAGATGGACGCCATCATCGGCAATCCGCCGTTCGTCCGGTACCAACGGCACATCGGCGAGGCACGCGACCGTTCCAAACAAGCGGCGCTTCGCCAAGGTGTGCGCCTCTCCAACCTCGCGTCCTCCTGGGCTGCGCTGCTCATACACGCGTGCGGCTTCCTCAAGCCGACTGGACGTCTGGCCATGGTGCTGCCCGCCGAGTTGCTCACCGTCGGCTACGCCGAACCTGTACGGGAGTGGTTGAAGAACCGGTTCGAGCAGGTCCACCTCGTTATGTTCGACAAGCTGCAGTTCCAGGGCGCCACAGAGAAGGTTGTACTGGTGCTCGCGGCGGGCGACGGCGGCTGCGACGCGTTCTCCCTCTATTACCTCAACGACGGTGAGGACCTCGCCCACGTACGTCCCATGAGCAATCACGCCGCACCAGTATCGGACAGCGGTAAGTGGACCGACCTGCTCCTGCCCAATCGGCAGCGACACCTGTTCCGGCAGGTGAGCAGCAACCTTTTCACACCGCTGAAAACCTACGGCGCCCCTGAACTCGGCACGGTGACGGGCAGCAACGCGTTCTTCGCGCTGACCGAAACCACCCGGCGCGAATTCGGTCTCAGTGAAGCTGCTGGCCAGGTGATCAAGATCTGCCCGCCGGGGACGAAACATCTCACGGGTCTGCGATTCAGCACCTCGGCATGGGCGAAGCTCCGCGACTCAGGCGAACGCGTGTGGCTGTTCCGTCCTGACGCCAACGACGTCTCGCCCTCCGTCACGGCCTACATTCACCGCGGTTTCAAGCTCGGGGTCAACCAGGCATACAAGTGCACGATCCGCCATCCCTGGTGGCGGCCGCCTGCTGTGCCGGCGCCCGATCTGTTCTTCACATACATGAGTCACCGCTATCCCCGGCTCATCACCAACAGTGCGGGCACAACCTTCCTCAACTCCATGCACGGACTGCGATTGAAGGACGACGTACCCGACGCTGCGAGGAATGCATTGCCCCTGCTCGCCTTCAACAGCGTCACCATGTTGGGCGCCGAGATCTTCGGCAGGTCCTATGGCGGCGGCATCCTGAAGATGGAACCTCGTGAGGCCGCGTCCCTCCCAGTGCCGCCTGCGGGCGCACTCTCGGCCGCTTGGGATCTGCTGGGCGGCAAGGTGCGTTCAATCGAGCGAAGCCTCCAGAACGGCCACTGGGCGAACGTCGTCACGAAAATCGATCAAGCGCTGCTCGTCGAGACGCTGGGGCTCTCGCCCGGCGACGTGAGCAGCTTGCAGCAGGCGGCTCAAACACTCCGGACACGTCGTATGGGTGCACGTGCCTGA